A part of Vulpes vulpes isolate BD-2025 chromosome 15, VulVul3, whole genome shotgun sequence genomic DNA contains:
- the JAKMIP3 gene encoding janus kinase and microtubule-interacting protein 3 isoform X33: MSKKGTGGRGKGDKAEVLAALQAANEELRAKLTDIQIELQQEKSKVSRVEREKNQELRQVREHEQHKNAVLLTELKTKLHEEKMKELQAVREALLRQHEAELLRVIKIKDNENQRLQALLHALRDGAPDKAKIVLLSEAKEEAKKGFEAEKIKMQQEISELKGAKKQVEEALTIAVQADKIKAAEIRSVYHLHQEEISRIKKECEREIRRLQLDEKDARRFQLKIAELSAIIRKLEDRNALLSEERNELLKRLREAESQYKPLLDKNKRLTRKNEDLSHTLRRMENKLKFVTQENIEMRQRAGIIRRPSSLNDLDQSQDDREVDFLRLQIVEQQNLIDELSKTLETAGYVKSVLERDKLLRYRKQRKKMAKLPKPVVVETFFGYDEEASLESDGSSISYQTDRTDQTPCTPDDDLEEGVAKEETELRFRQLTMEYQALQRAYALLQEQVGGTLDAEREVKTREQLQAEVQRAQTRIEDLEQTLAEQGQDMKWIEEKQALYRRNQELVEKIKQMEVEEGRLKHEVQDARDQNELLEFRILELEERERKSPAINFHHTPFAEGKSPLQAYCEAEGVTDILVTELMKQLDILGDNANLTNEEQVVVIQARTVLTLAEKWLQQIEETESALHRRMVDLESEKELFSKQKGYLDEELDYRKQSLDQAHKHILELEAMLYDALQQEAGAKVAEILSEEERDKLKVAVEQWKRQVMSELRERDAQILRERMELLQLAQQRIKELEERIEGQKRQIKELEEKFLFLFLFFSLAFILWS, from the exons GTGAGccgggtggagagggagaagaaccAGGAGCTGAGGCAGGTGCGGGAGCACGAGCAGCACAAGAACGCCGTCCTGCTCACCGAGCTCAAGACGAAGCTGCACGAGGAGAAGATGAAGGAGCTGCAGGCCGTGCGCGAGGCGCTGCTGCGGCAGCACGAGGCCGAGCTGCTGAGGGTCATTAAGATCAAGGACAACGAGAACCAGCGGCTGCAGGCGCTGCTGCACGCCCTGCGCGACGGCGCCCCCGACAAGGCCAAGATCGTGCTGCTGTCCGAGGCCAAGGAGGAGGCCAAGAAGGGGTTCGAGGCGGAGAAGATCAAAATGCAGCAGGAGATCTCGGAGCTCAAGGGGGCCAAGAAGCAGGTGGAGGAGGCGCTGACCATCGCGGTGCAGGCCGACAAGATCAAGGCCGCGGAGATCCGGAGCGTGTATCACCTCCACCAGGAGGAGATCTCCCGCATCAAGAAGGAGTGCGAGCGGGAGATCCGCAGGCTG CAGTTGGATGAAAAGGATGCTCGGCGCTTCCAACTTAAAATTGCAGAGCTGAGTGCGATCATTCGGAAGCTGGAGGACCGAAACGCCTTGCTGTCCGAAGAAAGGAATGAGCTG TTAAAGCGCTTAAGGGAAGCTGAGAGCCAGTATAAGCCCTTGCTGGATAAAAACAAACGCCTTACCCGGAAAAATGAAGATCTGTCCCATACTTTACGTCGGATGGAAAACAAGTTAAAATTTGTCACGCAGGAGAACATAGAAATG agacagagagcagggatCATCCGGAGACCCAGCTCCTTGAACGACCTGGACCAAAGTCAGGACGACAGAGAAGTGGACTTCTTGAGACTTCAGATTGTGGAGCAGCAGAACCTCATAGACGAGCTCTCCAAG ACGCTTGAGACGGCCGGCTACGTGAAGAGCGTGCTA GAGCGAGACAAGCTTTTAAGATATcggaagcaaagaaagaaaatggccaAACTCCCCAAG CCGGTGGTGGTGGAGACCTTCTTCGGATATGACGAAGAGGCCTCCCTGGAATCCGACGGCTCTTCCATCTCTTACCAAACGGACAGGACGGACCAGACCCCGTGTACCCCTGACGACGACCTGGAGGAG ggcGTGGCCAAGGAGGAGACGGAGCTGAGGTTCCGGCAGCTGACCATGGAGTACCAGGCTCTGCAGCGGGCCTACGCCTTGCTGCAGGAGCAGGTCGGAGGGACGCTGGACGCCGAGCGAGAAGTTAAG ACCCGTGAGCAGCTACAAGCGGAAGTGCAGAGGGCCCAGACGCGCATCGAAGACCTGGAGCAGACCCTGGCCGAGCAGGGGCAG GACATGAAGTGGATTGAAGAGAAGCAAGCGCTGTATCGAAGAAACCAAGAGCTCGTGGAGAAG attaaaCAAATGGAAGTAGAAGAGGGTCGGTTGAAACATGAGGTCCAGGATGCGAGGGACCAAAATGAGCTGCTGGAGTTCCGGATCCTGGAGCTCGAG gagagggagaggaagtcgCCGGCCATCAACTTCCACCACACCCCCTTCGCGGAAGGGAAGAGCCCCCTCCAGGCCTACTGCGAGGCCGAAGGCGTGACG GACATCCTGGTCACAGAGCTGATGAAGCAGCTGGACATCCTGGGGGATAACGCC AATCTGACCAACGAGGAGCAAGTGGTCGTCATCCAAGCTAGGACAGTCCTGACCTTGGCTGAAAAG TGGCTCCAGCAGATCGAAGAGACCGAGTCGGCCCTGCATCGGAGGATGGTGGACCTGGAGAGTGAGAAG GAGCTGTTCAGTAAGCAGAAGGGCTACCTGGACGAGGAGCTGGATTACAGGAAGCAGTCCCTGGACCAGGCTCACAAG caCATCCTGGAGCTGGAGGCCATGCTGTACGACGCCCTGCAGCAGGAGGCGGGGGCCAAGGTGGCCGAGATCCTGTCGGAGGAGGAGCGGGACAAGCTCAAGGTGGCCGTGGAGCAGTGGAAGCGCCAGGTCATGAGCGAGCTGCGCGAGCGGGACGCCCAGATCCTGCGGGAGCGCATGGAGCTGCTACAGCTGGCGCAGCAG AGAATTAAAGAGTTAGAGGAAAGAATAGAAGGTCAGAAGAGACAAATAAAGGAGCTGGAAGAAAAG tttctatttttgttcttatttttctccttagcttTCATTCTGTGGTCTTAG
- the JAKMIP3 gene encoding janus kinase and microtubule-interacting protein 3 isoform X6 has protein sequence MSKKGTGGRGKGDKAEVLAALQAANEELRAKLTDIQIELQQEKSKVSRVEREKNQELRQVREHEQHKNAVLLTELKTKLHEEKMKELQAVREALLRQHEAELLRVIKIKDNENQRLQALLHALRDGAPDKAKIVLLSEAKEEAKKGFEAEKIKMQQEISELKGAKKQVEEALTIAVQADKIKAAEIRSVYHLHQEEISRIKKECEREIRRLMEEIKFKDRAVFVLERELGVQAGHAQRLQLQKEALDEQLSQVKEADRHLGSPRRELPYAGGAGDASDHSGSPQLDEKDARRFQLKIAELSAIIRKLEDRNALLSEERNELLKRLREAESQYKPLLDKNKRLTRKNEDLSHTLRRMENKLKFVTQENIEMRQRAGIIRRPSSLNDLDQSQDDREVDFLRLQIVEQQNLIDELSKTLETAGYVKSVLERDKLLRYRKQRKKMAKLPKPVVVETFFGYDEEASLESDGSSISYQTDRTDQTPCTPDDDLEEGVAKEETELRFRQLTMEYQALQRAYALLQEQVGGTLDAEREVKTREQLQAEVQRAQTRIEDLEQTLAEQGQDMKWIEEKQALYRRNQELVEKIKQMEVEEGRLKHEVQDARDQNELLEFRILELEERERKSPAINFHHTPFAEGKSPLQAYCEAEGVTDILVTELMKQLDILGDNAVSNLTNEEQVVVIQARTVLTLAEKWLQQIEETESALHRRMVDLESEKELFSKQKGYLDEELDYRKQSLDQAHKHILELEAMLYDALQQEAGAKVAEILSEEERDKLKVAVEQWKRQVMSELRERDAQILRERMELLQLAQQRIKELEERIEGQKRQIKELEEKLSFCGLSSPGPDRPPEEPDPLPPAGPESSGGLAGKIPCPVSSLKPQEDLVSADPVLSRKKREKGGR, from the exons GTGAGccgggtggagagggagaagaaccAGGAGCTGAGGCAGGTGCGGGAGCACGAGCAGCACAAGAACGCCGTCCTGCTCACCGAGCTCAAGACGAAGCTGCACGAGGAGAAGATGAAGGAGCTGCAGGCCGTGCGCGAGGCGCTGCTGCGGCAGCACGAGGCCGAGCTGCTGAGGGTCATTAAGATCAAGGACAACGAGAACCAGCGGCTGCAGGCGCTGCTGCACGCCCTGCGCGACGGCGCCCCCGACAAGGCCAAGATCGTGCTGCTGTCCGAGGCCAAGGAGGAGGCCAAGAAGGGGTTCGAGGCGGAGAAGATCAAAATGCAGCAGGAGATCTCGGAGCTCAAGGGGGCCAAGAAGCAGGTGGAGGAGGCGCTGACCATCGCGGTGCAGGCCGACAAGATCAAGGCCGCGGAGATCCGGAGCGTGTATCACCTCCACCAGGAGGAGATCTCCCGCATCAAGAAGGAGTGCGAGCGGGAGATCCGCAGGCTG ATGGAGGAGATAAAATTTAAAGACAGAGCAGTCTTCGTGCTGGAGAGAGAGTTAGGGGTTCAAGCCGGGCATGCTCAGAGACTGCAGCTCCAAAAAGAGGCTCTAGATGAGCAGCTGTCCCAGGTCAAAGAGGCTGATCGGCACCTGGGCAGCCCCAGACGGGAACTTCCTTATGCAGGCGGTGCAGGAGACGCCTCAGACCACTCGGGAAGCCCT CAGTTGGATGAAAAGGATGCTCGGCGCTTCCAACTTAAAATTGCAGAGCTGAGTGCGATCATTCGGAAGCTGGAGGACCGAAACGCCTTGCTGTCCGAAGAAAGGAATGAGCTG TTAAAGCGCTTAAGGGAAGCTGAGAGCCAGTATAAGCCCTTGCTGGATAAAAACAAACGCCTTACCCGGAAAAATGAAGATCTGTCCCATACTTTACGTCGGATGGAAAACAAGTTAAAATTTGTCACGCAGGAGAACATAGAAATG agacagagagcagggatCATCCGGAGACCCAGCTCCTTGAACGACCTGGACCAAAGTCAGGACGACAGAGAAGTGGACTTCTTGAGACTTCAGATTGTGGAGCAGCAGAACCTCATAGACGAGCTCTCCAAG ACGCTTGAGACGGCCGGCTACGTGAAGAGCGTGCTA GAGCGAGACAAGCTTTTAAGATATcggaagcaaagaaagaaaatggccaAACTCCCCAAG CCGGTGGTGGTGGAGACCTTCTTCGGATATGACGAAGAGGCCTCCCTGGAATCCGACGGCTCTTCCATCTCTTACCAAACGGACAGGACGGACCAGACCCCGTGTACCCCTGACGACGACCTGGAGGAG ggcGTGGCCAAGGAGGAGACGGAGCTGAGGTTCCGGCAGCTGACCATGGAGTACCAGGCTCTGCAGCGGGCCTACGCCTTGCTGCAGGAGCAGGTCGGAGGGACGCTGGACGCCGAGCGAGAAGTTAAG ACCCGTGAGCAGCTACAAGCGGAAGTGCAGAGGGCCCAGACGCGCATCGAAGACCTGGAGCAGACCCTGGCCGAGCAGGGGCAG GACATGAAGTGGATTGAAGAGAAGCAAGCGCTGTATCGAAGAAACCAAGAGCTCGTGGAGAAG attaaaCAAATGGAAGTAGAAGAGGGTCGGTTGAAACATGAGGTCCAGGATGCGAGGGACCAAAATGAGCTGCTGGAGTTCCGGATCCTGGAGCTCGAG gagagggagaggaagtcgCCGGCCATCAACTTCCACCACACCCCCTTCGCGGAAGGGAAGAGCCCCCTCCAGGCCTACTGCGAGGCCGAAGGCGTGACG GACATCCTGGTCACAGAGCTGATGAAGCAGCTGGACATCCTGGGGGATAACGCCGTAAGT AATCTGACCAACGAGGAGCAAGTGGTCGTCATCCAAGCTAGGACAGTCCTGACCTTGGCTGAAAAG TGGCTCCAGCAGATCGAAGAGACCGAGTCGGCCCTGCATCGGAGGATGGTGGACCTGGAGAGTGAGAAG GAGCTGTTCAGTAAGCAGAAGGGCTACCTGGACGAGGAGCTGGATTACAGGAAGCAGTCCCTGGACCAGGCTCACAAG caCATCCTGGAGCTGGAGGCCATGCTGTACGACGCCCTGCAGCAGGAGGCGGGGGCCAAGGTGGCCGAGATCCTGTCGGAGGAGGAGCGGGACAAGCTCAAGGTGGCCGTGGAGCAGTGGAAGCGCCAGGTCATGAGCGAGCTGCGCGAGCGGGACGCCCAGATCCTGCGGGAGCGCATGGAGCTGCTACAGCTGGCGCAGCAG AGAATTAAAGAGTTAGAGGAAAGAATAGAAGGTCAGAAGAGACAAATAAAGGAGCTGGAAGAAAAG cttTCATTCTGTGGTCTTAGCTCGCCTGGCCCCGACCGG CCCCCAGAGGAGCCAGACCCCTTGCCCCCAGCCGGACCAGAGAGCAGCGGGGGCCTGGCCGGCAAGATCCCGTGCCCTGTCTCGTCCCTGAAGCCCCAAGAGGATCTGGTGTCTGCGGACCCCGTCCTGtcgaggaagaagagggagaaaggggggcGTTGA
- the JAKMIP3 gene encoding janus kinase and microtubule-interacting protein 3 isoform X27 produces the protein MSKKGTGGRGKGDKAEVLAALQAANEELRAKLTDIQIELQQEKSKVSRVEREKNQELRQVREHEQHKNAVLLTELKTKLHEEKMKELQAVREALLRQHEAELLRVIKIKDNENQRLQALLHALRDGAPDKAKIVLLSEAKEEAKKGFEAEKIKMQQEISELKGAKKQVEEALTIAVQADKIKAAEIRSVYHLHQEEISRIKKECEREIRRLEQQLDEKDARRFQLKIAELSAIIRKLEDRNALLSEERNELLKRLREAESQYKPLLDKNKRLTRKNEDLSHTLRRMENKLKFVTQENIEMRQRAGIIRRPSSLNDLDQSQDDREVDFLRLQIVEQQNLIDELSKTLETAGYVKSVLERDKLLRYRKQRKKMAKLPKPVVVETFFGYDEEASLESDGSSISYQTDRTDQTPCTPDDDLEEGVAKEETELRFRQLTMEYQALQRAYALLQEQVGGTLDAEREVKTREQLQAEVQRAQTRIEDLEQTLAEQGQDMKWIEEKQALYRRNQELVEKIKQMEVEEGRLKHEVQDARDQNELLEFRILELEERERKSPAINFHHTPFAEGKSPLQAYCEAEGVTDILVTELMKQLDILGDNAVSNLTNEEQVVVIQARTVLTLAEKWLQQIEETESALHRRMVDLESEKELFSKQKGYLDEELDYRKQSLDQAHKHILELEAMLYDALQQEAGAKVAEILSEEERDKLKVAVEQWKRQVMSELRERDAQILRERMELLQLAQQRIKELEERIEGQKRQIKELEEKFLFLFLFFSLAFILWS, from the exons GTGAGccgggtggagagggagaagaaccAGGAGCTGAGGCAGGTGCGGGAGCACGAGCAGCACAAGAACGCCGTCCTGCTCACCGAGCTCAAGACGAAGCTGCACGAGGAGAAGATGAAGGAGCTGCAGGCCGTGCGCGAGGCGCTGCTGCGGCAGCACGAGGCCGAGCTGCTGAGGGTCATTAAGATCAAGGACAACGAGAACCAGCGGCTGCAGGCGCTGCTGCACGCCCTGCGCGACGGCGCCCCCGACAAGGCCAAGATCGTGCTGCTGTCCGAGGCCAAGGAGGAGGCCAAGAAGGGGTTCGAGGCGGAGAAGATCAAAATGCAGCAGGAGATCTCGGAGCTCAAGGGGGCCAAGAAGCAGGTGGAGGAGGCGCTGACCATCGCGGTGCAGGCCGACAAGATCAAGGCCGCGGAGATCCGGAGCGTGTATCACCTCCACCAGGAGGAGATCTCCCGCATCAAGAAGGAGTGCGAGCGGGAGATCCGCAGGCTG gaaCAGCAGTTGGATGAAAAGGATGCTCGGCGCTTCCAACTTAAAATTGCAGAGCTGAGTGCGATCATTCGGAAGCTGGAGGACCGAAACGCCTTGCTGTCCGAAGAAAGGAATGAGCTG TTAAAGCGCTTAAGGGAAGCTGAGAGCCAGTATAAGCCCTTGCTGGATAAAAACAAACGCCTTACCCGGAAAAATGAAGATCTGTCCCATACTTTACGTCGGATGGAAAACAAGTTAAAATTTGTCACGCAGGAGAACATAGAAATG agacagagagcagggatCATCCGGAGACCCAGCTCCTTGAACGACCTGGACCAAAGTCAGGACGACAGAGAAGTGGACTTCTTGAGACTTCAGATTGTGGAGCAGCAGAACCTCATAGACGAGCTCTCCAAG ACGCTTGAGACGGCCGGCTACGTGAAGAGCGTGCTA GAGCGAGACAAGCTTTTAAGATATcggaagcaaagaaagaaaatggccaAACTCCCCAAG CCGGTGGTGGTGGAGACCTTCTTCGGATATGACGAAGAGGCCTCCCTGGAATCCGACGGCTCTTCCATCTCTTACCAAACGGACAGGACGGACCAGACCCCGTGTACCCCTGACGACGACCTGGAGGAG ggcGTGGCCAAGGAGGAGACGGAGCTGAGGTTCCGGCAGCTGACCATGGAGTACCAGGCTCTGCAGCGGGCCTACGCCTTGCTGCAGGAGCAGGTCGGAGGGACGCTGGACGCCGAGCGAGAAGTTAAG ACCCGTGAGCAGCTACAAGCGGAAGTGCAGAGGGCCCAGACGCGCATCGAAGACCTGGAGCAGACCCTGGCCGAGCAGGGGCAG GACATGAAGTGGATTGAAGAGAAGCAAGCGCTGTATCGAAGAAACCAAGAGCTCGTGGAGAAG attaaaCAAATGGAAGTAGAAGAGGGTCGGTTGAAACATGAGGTCCAGGATGCGAGGGACCAAAATGAGCTGCTGGAGTTCCGGATCCTGGAGCTCGAG gagagggagaggaagtcgCCGGCCATCAACTTCCACCACACCCCCTTCGCGGAAGGGAAGAGCCCCCTCCAGGCCTACTGCGAGGCCGAAGGCGTGACG GACATCCTGGTCACAGAGCTGATGAAGCAGCTGGACATCCTGGGGGATAACGCCGTAAGT AATCTGACCAACGAGGAGCAAGTGGTCGTCATCCAAGCTAGGACAGTCCTGACCTTGGCTGAAAAG TGGCTCCAGCAGATCGAAGAGACCGAGTCGGCCCTGCATCGGAGGATGGTGGACCTGGAGAGTGAGAAG GAGCTGTTCAGTAAGCAGAAGGGCTACCTGGACGAGGAGCTGGATTACAGGAAGCAGTCCCTGGACCAGGCTCACAAG caCATCCTGGAGCTGGAGGCCATGCTGTACGACGCCCTGCAGCAGGAGGCGGGGGCCAAGGTGGCCGAGATCCTGTCGGAGGAGGAGCGGGACAAGCTCAAGGTGGCCGTGGAGCAGTGGAAGCGCCAGGTCATGAGCGAGCTGCGCGAGCGGGACGCCCAGATCCTGCGGGAGCGCATGGAGCTGCTACAGCTGGCGCAGCAG AGAATTAAAGAGTTAGAGGAAAGAATAGAAGGTCAGAAGAGACAAATAAAGGAGCTGGAAGAAAAG tttctatttttgttcttatttttctccttagcttTCATTCTGTGGTCTTAG
- the JAKMIP3 gene encoding janus kinase and microtubule-interacting protein 3 isoform X16 has product MSKKGTGGRGKGDKAEVLAALQAANEELRAKLTDIQIELQQEKSKVSRVEREKNQELRQVREHEQHKNAVLLTELKTKLHEEKMKELQAVREALLRQHEAELLRVIKIKDNENQRLQALLHALRDGAPDKAKIVLLSEAKEEAKKGFEAEKIKMQQEISELKGAKKQVEEALTIAVQADKIKAAEIRSVYHLHQEEISRIKKECEREIRRLMEEIKFKDRAVFVLERELGVQAGHAQRLQLQKEALDEQLSQVKEADRHLGSPRRELPYAGGAGDASDHSGSPQLDEKDARRFQLKIAELSAIIRKLEDRNALLSEERNELLKRLREAESQYKPLLDKNKRLTRKNEDLSHTLRRMENKLKFVTQENIEMRQRAGIIRRPSSLNDLDQSQDDREVDFLRLQIVEQQNLIDELSKTLETAGYVKSVLERDKLLRYRKQRKKMAKLPKPVVVETFFGYDEEASLESDGSSISYQTDRTDQTPCTPDDDLEEGVAKEETELRFRQLTMEYQALQRAYALLQEQVGGTLDAEREVKTREQLQAEVQRAQTRIEDLEQTLAEQGQDMKWIEEKQALYRRNQELVEKIKQMEVEEGRLKHEVQDARDQNELLEFRILELEERERKSPAINFHHTPFAEGKSPLQAYCEAEGVTDILVTELMKQLDILGDNANLTNEEQVVVIQARTVLTLAEKWLQQIEETESALHRRMVDLESEKELFSKQKGYLDEELDYRKQSLDQAHKHILELEAMLYDALQQEAGAKVAEILSEEERDKLKVAVEQWKRQVMSELRERDAQILRERMELLQLAQQRIKELEERIEGQKRQIKELEEKFLFLFLFFSLAFILWS; this is encoded by the exons GTGAGccgggtggagagggagaagaaccAGGAGCTGAGGCAGGTGCGGGAGCACGAGCAGCACAAGAACGCCGTCCTGCTCACCGAGCTCAAGACGAAGCTGCACGAGGAGAAGATGAAGGAGCTGCAGGCCGTGCGCGAGGCGCTGCTGCGGCAGCACGAGGCCGAGCTGCTGAGGGTCATTAAGATCAAGGACAACGAGAACCAGCGGCTGCAGGCGCTGCTGCACGCCCTGCGCGACGGCGCCCCCGACAAGGCCAAGATCGTGCTGCTGTCCGAGGCCAAGGAGGAGGCCAAGAAGGGGTTCGAGGCGGAGAAGATCAAAATGCAGCAGGAGATCTCGGAGCTCAAGGGGGCCAAGAAGCAGGTGGAGGAGGCGCTGACCATCGCGGTGCAGGCCGACAAGATCAAGGCCGCGGAGATCCGGAGCGTGTATCACCTCCACCAGGAGGAGATCTCCCGCATCAAGAAGGAGTGCGAGCGGGAGATCCGCAGGCTG ATGGAGGAGATAAAATTTAAAGACAGAGCAGTCTTCGTGCTGGAGAGAGAGTTAGGGGTTCAAGCCGGGCATGCTCAGAGACTGCAGCTCCAAAAAGAGGCTCTAGATGAGCAGCTGTCCCAGGTCAAAGAGGCTGATCGGCACCTGGGCAGCCCCAGACGGGAACTTCCTTATGCAGGCGGTGCAGGAGACGCCTCAGACCACTCGGGAAGCCCT CAGTTGGATGAAAAGGATGCTCGGCGCTTCCAACTTAAAATTGCAGAGCTGAGTGCGATCATTCGGAAGCTGGAGGACCGAAACGCCTTGCTGTCCGAAGAAAGGAATGAGCTG TTAAAGCGCTTAAGGGAAGCTGAGAGCCAGTATAAGCCCTTGCTGGATAAAAACAAACGCCTTACCCGGAAAAATGAAGATCTGTCCCATACTTTACGTCGGATGGAAAACAAGTTAAAATTTGTCACGCAGGAGAACATAGAAATG agacagagagcagggatCATCCGGAGACCCAGCTCCTTGAACGACCTGGACCAAAGTCAGGACGACAGAGAAGTGGACTTCTTGAGACTTCAGATTGTGGAGCAGCAGAACCTCATAGACGAGCTCTCCAAG ACGCTTGAGACGGCCGGCTACGTGAAGAGCGTGCTA GAGCGAGACAAGCTTTTAAGATATcggaagcaaagaaagaaaatggccaAACTCCCCAAG CCGGTGGTGGTGGAGACCTTCTTCGGATATGACGAAGAGGCCTCCCTGGAATCCGACGGCTCTTCCATCTCTTACCAAACGGACAGGACGGACCAGACCCCGTGTACCCCTGACGACGACCTGGAGGAG ggcGTGGCCAAGGAGGAGACGGAGCTGAGGTTCCGGCAGCTGACCATGGAGTACCAGGCTCTGCAGCGGGCCTACGCCTTGCTGCAGGAGCAGGTCGGAGGGACGCTGGACGCCGAGCGAGAAGTTAAG ACCCGTGAGCAGCTACAAGCGGAAGTGCAGAGGGCCCAGACGCGCATCGAAGACCTGGAGCAGACCCTGGCCGAGCAGGGGCAG GACATGAAGTGGATTGAAGAGAAGCAAGCGCTGTATCGAAGAAACCAAGAGCTCGTGGAGAAG attaaaCAAATGGAAGTAGAAGAGGGTCGGTTGAAACATGAGGTCCAGGATGCGAGGGACCAAAATGAGCTGCTGGAGTTCCGGATCCTGGAGCTCGAG gagagggagaggaagtcgCCGGCCATCAACTTCCACCACACCCCCTTCGCGGAAGGGAAGAGCCCCCTCCAGGCCTACTGCGAGGCCGAAGGCGTGACG GACATCCTGGTCACAGAGCTGATGAAGCAGCTGGACATCCTGGGGGATAACGCC AATCTGACCAACGAGGAGCAAGTGGTCGTCATCCAAGCTAGGACAGTCCTGACCTTGGCTGAAAAG TGGCTCCAGCAGATCGAAGAGACCGAGTCGGCCCTGCATCGGAGGATGGTGGACCTGGAGAGTGAGAAG GAGCTGTTCAGTAAGCAGAAGGGCTACCTGGACGAGGAGCTGGATTACAGGAAGCAGTCCCTGGACCAGGCTCACAAG caCATCCTGGAGCTGGAGGCCATGCTGTACGACGCCCTGCAGCAGGAGGCGGGGGCCAAGGTGGCCGAGATCCTGTCGGAGGAGGAGCGGGACAAGCTCAAGGTGGCCGTGGAGCAGTGGAAGCGCCAGGTCATGAGCGAGCTGCGCGAGCGGGACGCCCAGATCCTGCGGGAGCGCATGGAGCTGCTACAGCTGGCGCAGCAG AGAATTAAAGAGTTAGAGGAAAGAATAGAAGGTCAGAAGAGACAAATAAAGGAGCTGGAAGAAAAG tttctatttttgttcttatttttctccttagcttTCATTCTGTGGTCTTAG